The following coding sequences lie in one Dendrosporobacter quercicolus genomic window:
- the rbr gene encoding rubrerythrin, protein MNLKGSKTEANLQAAFAGESEARNKYTYYAAQARKEGLNQIADFFEETAGNEKEHAKIWFKLLHDGIPSTDTNLQDAADGENYEWTDMYASFAKEAKEEGFNKIAYLFEAVGKIEKDHEERYRKLLANLKEGAVFAREDKQTWICNNCGHVHYGPKALVSCPVCEHPQAFFQIKATNY, encoded by the coding sequence ATGAATTTAAAGGGCAGTAAAACTGAAGCAAACCTCCAGGCGGCATTTGCCGGCGAGTCAGAGGCCAGAAACAAGTATACTTATTATGCCGCGCAAGCCAGAAAGGAAGGCTTAAATCAAATTGCCGACTTTTTTGAAGAAACTGCCGGCAACGAAAAAGAACATGCGAAAATCTGGTTTAAACTGTTGCATGACGGCATCCCCTCCACCGACACAAATTTACAAGACGCCGCTGACGGCGAAAACTATGAGTGGACCGATATGTACGCCAGCTTTGCCAAAGAAGCCAAAGAAGAAGGCTTCAATAAAATTGCTTATCTCTTTGAAGCGGTGGGTAAAATTGAAAAAGACCATGAAGAGAGATACAGAAAGCTGCTTGCCAACTTAAAAGAAGGCGCAGTATTTGCCAGAGAAGATAAACAAACCTGGATTTGCAATAACTGTGGACATGTTCATTACGGACCAAAAGCGCTTGTATCCTGTCCCGTGTGCGAACATCCCCAGGCTTTCTTCCAAATAAAAGCTACCAATTATTAA
- a CDS encoding methyl-accepting chemotaxis protein yields the protein MCRKGARIPIIAQLSAMFGFVLVLFLALLGYVLYHFDSVGNMAGSLIQHTSARALLLKDAHTDFTRALLSMRGFLFYPDGAAVYEQSYREEIQKSLEIVRDYNATSTMADTKAAGDKLEKLISDYVILGDQVIAAKKANDPNLSQYTGQGRQLVANIDEQFLQINKLQGAYLSGKSESLIDHSKARVRLAALLSIGIFALVIVLVYLYSRNVSKRFGNLSRELAEVGKLDLTGRDVFPTRNDEIGDMGTVIIEMRRALKTFVQQIQTTGQMLASSGEELNATVDEHLKAVQTVAGSIETIAAGVGQNADNIGSISAALQQASAGAQQISATAGAVNSQTYDAVHEADTGMNLLGAVVGQNEQIAAAMQEITNVTSLLASGSEDIKGIVGVINDIAGQTNLLALNAAIEAARAGEAGRGFAVVAEEVRKLAEQSAGATQDIAEIIGRMGGEIASAVTTVDKANTEVDKGKLAAADTQKGFELIIATLGTVKNGIEQIAVAIEETAKGTQSMVASVQNISAIAEETSGNASTVAATVEEQSASMHEISSNAESLAKLATELNSIVRQFKI from the coding sequence ATGTGTAGAAAAGGCGCCAGGATACCTATTATTGCCCAGTTGTCAGCGATGTTCGGATTTGTCTTAGTTTTATTTTTAGCGCTGCTGGGCTACGTTTTGTACCATTTTGACAGTGTGGGCAATATGGCCGGCAGTTTGATTCAGCATACGTCCGCCAGGGCATTGTTATTAAAGGACGCCCACACTGATTTTACCAGAGCGTTGTTGTCAATGCGCGGCTTTTTATTTTATCCGGACGGTGCTGCCGTTTACGAACAGAGTTATCGCGAAGAAATTCAAAAAAGCCTGGAGATAGTCCGGGATTACAATGCAACTTCAACAATGGCCGACACCAAAGCTGCCGGTGATAAGCTTGAAAAGCTGATTAGCGATTATGTGATATTAGGCGATCAGGTGATTGCTGCGAAAAAGGCCAATGATCCTAATTTATCGCAATATACCGGGCAAGGACGTCAATTGGTTGCTAATATTGATGAGCAGTTTTTGCAGATCAATAAGCTGCAGGGCGCTTATCTGTCCGGGAAGAGCGAGTCTCTCATTGACCATAGTAAAGCCCGGGTAAGACTGGCCGCTTTACTGAGTATCGGGATATTTGCCCTGGTCATTGTGTTGGTATATTTATACAGCCGCAATGTAAGTAAACGCTTTGGTAATTTAAGCCGGGAGCTGGCTGAGGTTGGCAAACTGGATTTAACCGGCCGTGATGTATTTCCGACCCGCAACGATGAAATCGGTGATATGGGCACGGTGATTATTGAGATGCGCCGGGCGTTAAAAACTTTTGTGCAGCAAATTCAGACAACCGGCCAAATGCTGGCCTCATCCGGTGAAGAGCTGAATGCAACCGTTGATGAGCATTTGAAGGCTGTTCAAACAGTGGCCGGCAGTATTGAAACAATTGCCGCCGGCGTCGGCCAAAACGCAGACAACATCGGCAGCATTTCAGCCGCTTTGCAGCAGGCGTCGGCCGGAGCCCAGCAAATAAGTGCAACCGCCGGCGCTGTTAACAGCCAGACTTACGATGCGGTACATGAGGCTGATACCGGCATGAACCTGTTGGGCGCAGTTGTAGGCCAGAATGAACAAATTGCTGCTGCTATGCAGGAAATTACCAATGTTACTTCGCTGCTGGCCAGCGGTTCGGAGGATATTAAGGGAATTGTCGGGGTCATCAATGATATTGCCGGCCAGACCAATTTACTGGCTTTAAATGCGGCTATTGAAGCGGCCCGGGCCGGAGAAGCGGGCCGAGGCTTCGCCGTAGTGGCTGAAGAGGTTCGGAAGCTGGCGGAACAAAGCGCCGGCGCAACCCAGGATATTGCTGAAATCATTGGGAGAATGGGCGGTGAAATTGCTTCCGCGGTAACAACTGTCGATAAAGCCAATACGGAGGTTGACAAGGGAAAGCTGGCCGCAGCGGATACGCAAAAGGGTTTTGAACTGATCATTGCGACATTAGGGACGGTTAAAAATGGTATTGAGCAAATTGCCGTGGCAATTGAAGAAACGGCTAAAGGTACCCAGTCGATGGTGGCCAGTGTGCAGAATATCAGTGCAATTGCGGAAGAAACCTCCGGCAATGCCAGTACCGTCGCCGCTACTGTGGAAGAGCAGTCGGCCAGTATGCATGAAATTAGCAGCAATGCTGAATCGCTGGCAAAGCTGGCAACTGAGCTGAATTCCATTGTAAGGCAATTTAAAATTTAA